From a region of the Geothrix sp. 21YS21S-2 genome:
- a CDS encoding OmpA family protein, which produces MRILYAAALILLATACGKPRTVPASAIQVQVESYPGGTALFLAGRPMGTTPRTLTVDSLDALLELTATSGTEPVVEKRIRFLALDRAEVMFVFGTGNSAMAKALGLARILVFDYGAGVTFDLNKSDLRPEFLPLLERQASLLKAHFAGVDVLICGHTDTLGTPDFNLALSLARARSVAQDLEARGVAREHMKSQGFGSAYPVASNETDPGRARNRRTELVLPQ; this is translated from the coding sequence ATGAGAATCCTCTATGCAGCTGCCCTGATCCTTCTGGCCACGGCCTGCGGCAAGCCCCGCACGGTGCCCGCATCCGCCATCCAGGTGCAGGTGGAGTCCTACCCCGGCGGAACCGCCCTGTTCCTCGCGGGCAGGCCCATGGGCACCACCCCCCGCACCCTGACCGTGGACTCCCTGGACGCCCTGCTGGAGCTCACCGCCACCTCCGGCACGGAGCCGGTGGTGGAGAAGCGCATCCGGTTCCTGGCCCTGGACCGGGCCGAGGTGATGTTCGTCTTCGGCACGGGCAACTCGGCCATGGCCAAGGCCCTGGGCCTGGCGCGCATCCTCGTCTTCGACTACGGGGCGGGGGTCACGTTCGACCTGAACAAGTCCGACCTCCGGCCGGAGTTCCTTCCCCTTCTCGAGCGGCAGGCCTCGCTCCTGAAGGCGCACTTCGCCGGGGTGGACGTGCTCATCTGCGGCCACACCGACACCCTGGGCACCCCGGACTTCAACCTGGCCCTCTCCCTGGCCCGGGCCCGCTCCGTGGCCCAGGACCTGGAGGCCCGGGGCGTGGCCCGGGAGCACATGAAATCCCAGGGCTTCGGCAGCGCCTACCCCGTGGCCTCCAACGAGACCGACCCGGGCCGCGCCCGCAACCGCCGCACCGAACTGGTCCTTCCTCAGTAG
- a CDS encoding DUF6600 domain-containing protein: MNRNRFAAALVPALLLSGVALLPRTAPQDPGDLVDELDQQDYEVGESPERYAQVKFVEGAVTVRKGEEDEPLTRGVPVAEGDVVESRGRGVLQLGDGSAVAFGPGTRFRVAALFSEQDQERRVLLVLERGELRVCRGAQSEAVIRVDTPSGSGSLGSRGASRPEATFQVSKDPRGDKVAFLVHGGQATWVNAEGQARIYAGQRLTVYGNDDVLDRVSDFNAYALGEFDQWAEALVRPRPSESAARVPPEIRYYADDLDANGKWVYVEDTESWCWTPTAVDADWSPYSNGYWGAFGGGMTWVSSEPWGYVTCHHGRWGWRLGLGWYWIPGVYYSPAWVAWHSTGTWFGWAPLGFHNRPVQWRDRQRCWNVVDVHHVGDRNLRPWFHRDPAVVGVFNRPPAQGARPWFQGRIIVNRQELRDPARFQRVAGQPNVARERVTVYTRETGRTILRPPAPADRGGFNRMERPRPEAPRPVVRPGTGDRVRVEREDQPRTEINRREPIRQETPRTEINRREPVREQPRVETPRPEINRREPVREQPRPEVPRAEINKREPIREQPRPEAPSPERREAPRPEAPRMERRETPRPEAPSPERREAPRQEAPRLERREAPRPEAPRMERREAPRQESHPAPAPRQESRPAPAPAPRAEPKPAPQEKK, from the coding sequence CCCAGGTCAAGTTCGTGGAAGGCGCGGTCACCGTCCGCAAGGGCGAGGAGGACGAGCCCCTCACCCGGGGCGTGCCCGTGGCCGAGGGGGATGTGGTGGAAAGCCGCGGGCGTGGCGTCCTGCAACTGGGCGACGGCAGCGCGGTGGCCTTCGGTCCCGGGACCCGGTTCCGGGTGGCGGCCCTGTTCTCCGAGCAGGACCAGGAGCGCCGGGTCCTGCTGGTGCTGGAGCGGGGCGAGCTGCGCGTGTGCCGCGGCGCCCAGAGCGAGGCCGTCATCCGCGTGGACACCCCCTCGGGCAGCGGGTCCCTGGGGAGCCGGGGCGCCTCCCGCCCCGAGGCGACCTTCCAGGTCTCCAAGGACCCCCGGGGCGACAAGGTGGCCTTCCTGGTCCACGGGGGCCAGGCCACCTGGGTCAACGCCGAGGGCCAGGCCCGCATCTATGCCGGCCAGCGCCTGACGGTCTACGGCAACGACGACGTGCTGGACCGGGTGTCGGACTTCAACGCCTACGCCCTGGGCGAGTTCGACCAGTGGGCCGAGGCGCTCGTGAGGCCCCGCCCCAGCGAGAGCGCCGCGCGCGTGCCCCCCGAGATCCGCTACTACGCCGACGACCTGGACGCCAACGGGAAGTGGGTCTACGTGGAGGACACGGAATCCTGGTGCTGGACCCCCACCGCCGTGGACGCGGACTGGAGCCCCTACAGCAACGGCTACTGGGGCGCCTTCGGCGGCGGCATGACCTGGGTGAGCAGCGAGCCCTGGGGCTACGTGACCTGCCACCACGGCCGCTGGGGCTGGCGCCTGGGCCTGGGCTGGTACTGGATCCCCGGCGTCTACTACAGCCCGGCCTGGGTGGCCTGGCACAGCACCGGCACCTGGTTCGGGTGGGCCCCCCTGGGCTTCCACAACCGCCCCGTCCAGTGGCGGGACCGCCAGCGCTGCTGGAACGTGGTGGACGTCCACCACGTCGGCGACCGCAACCTGCGTCCCTGGTTCCACCGCGACCCCGCCGTCGTGGGCGTGTTCAACCGGCCCCCCGCCCAGGGCGCCCGCCCCTGGTTCCAGGGCCGGATCATCGTGAATCGCCAGGAGCTCCGGGACCCCGCCCGGTTCCAGCGCGTGGCGGGCCAGCCCAACGTGGCCCGGGAACGCGTCACCGTCTACACCCGCGAGACCGGCCGCACCATCCTCAGGCCCCCCGCGCCCGCGGACCGGGGCGGCTTCAACCGCATGGAACGGCCCCGGCCCGAGGCCCCCAGGCCCGTGGTGCGCCCCGGAACCGGCGACCGGGTCCGGGTGGAGCGCGAGGATCAGCCCAGGACCGAGATCAACAGGCGGGAGCCCATCCGCCAGGAGACTCCCCGCACGGAGATCAACCGGCGCGAGCCCGTCAGGGAACAGCCCCGCGTCGAGACCCCCCGCCCGGAGATCAACAGGCGGGAACCCGTCAGGGAGCAGCCCCGCCCGGAAGTTCCCCGCGCGGAGATCAACAAGCGCGAGCCCATCAGGGAACAGCCCAGGCCGGAGGCCCCCAGCCCGGAGCGGCGCGAAGCCCCCAGGCCGGAGGCTCCCCGCATGGAGCGGCGCGAAACCCCCAGGCCGGAGGCTCCCAGCCCGGAGCGGCGCGAAGCCCCCAGGCAGGAGGCTCCCCGCCTGGAGCGGCGCGAAGCCCCCAGGCCGGAGGCTCCCCGGATGGAGCGGCGTGAAGCCCCCAGGCAGGAGTCGCACCCCGCTCCGGCCCCCCGGCAGGAGTCCCGCCCCGCCCCGGCCCCCGCCCCCCGGGCCGAGCCCAAGCCCGCGCCCCAGGAGAAGAAATAG
- a CDS encoding protein kinase — protein sequence MATDGRTALLMERLADRYAFRTLLGEGGAGTVYEVENLSLGRLEALKILTNPFTGFDVQERFAVEARIAASLEHPHIVGIHAFGQDGGVPWYSMQLIDGPSLAGILDGGRTLDGPMAAQLAVPVLEALAFSHAHGVIHRDIKPANILFDAAGTPFLADFGIAKAVENPMDTRTGHMLGTPAFVAPEQALGEAVDARADLYSLGVTLYRALAGQLPFRSDQVLQTLLLRLQEEAPPLEALCPGLHPALAAVIMRSLARDRDRRWEGAAEMREAFLAACAEAGMAWDRPLAVAGEFSLRRRTLEEVAPTADMPGPKGRPWWILGLAALGAGALLFVLRGPRLAARVEPPPPAPAAAPAAAAPAPKPRPRPAQAEVLPRRPVTYPRLLDDGLAPAPVGECAGLSVGASLVVGEDGRVKSCRILSAVKPGCAEAARAVAMKYRFSPALDDQGRPVEAAVAVAVDFQEAR from the coding sequence GTGGCTACCGACGGCAGGACCGCCCTTCTCATGGAGCGCCTCGCGGACCGCTACGCGTTCCGGACGCTGCTGGGGGAAGGCGGCGCCGGCACGGTCTACGAGGTGGAGAACCTTTCCCTGGGGCGGCTCGAGGCCCTGAAGATCCTCACGAACCCCTTCACCGGCTTCGACGTCCAGGAGCGCTTCGCGGTGGAGGCCCGCATCGCGGCCTCCCTGGAGCATCCCCACATCGTCGGGATCCACGCCTTCGGGCAGGACGGCGGTGTCCCGTGGTACTCCATGCAGCTGATCGACGGGCCCTCCCTCGCCGGCATCCTGGACGGGGGCCGCACGCTGGACGGGCCCATGGCGGCCCAGCTCGCGGTGCCCGTGCTGGAGGCCCTGGCCTTCAGCCACGCCCACGGCGTGATCCACCGGGACATCAAGCCGGCCAACATCCTCTTCGACGCCGCCGGCACGCCCTTCCTCGCGGACTTCGGCATCGCCAAGGCGGTGGAGAACCCCATGGACACCCGCACGGGCCACATGCTGGGCACCCCGGCCTTCGTCGCCCCCGAACAGGCCCTGGGCGAGGCGGTCGACGCCAGGGCGGACCTGTACTCCCTGGGCGTCACCCTGTACCGGGCCCTGGCGGGCCAGCTCCCCTTCCGCTCCGACCAGGTGCTGCAGACCCTCCTGCTGCGTCTGCAGGAGGAGGCGCCGCCCCTGGAGGCGCTCTGCCCGGGCCTCCATCCCGCCCTGGCCGCGGTGATCATGCGCAGCCTGGCCCGGGACCGGGACCGGCGGTGGGAGGGCGCCGCGGAGATGCGGGAGGCGTTCCTGGCCGCCTGCGCCGAGGCGGGCATGGCCTGGGACCGGCCCCTGGCGGTGGCGGGGGAGTTTTCCCTGCGGCGCCGCACCCTCGAGGAGGTGGCGCCCACCGCCGACATGCCCGGGCCCAAGGGCCGCCCCTGGTGGATCCTGGGCCTGGCGGCCCTGGGTGCCGGCGCGCTCCTGTTCGTGCTCCGCGGTCCCAGGCTGGCCGCGCGGGTGGAGCCGCCCCCGCCGGCCCCGGCCGCCGCGCCCGCCGCGGCCGCGCCCGCCCCGAAGCCCAGGCCCAGGCCCGCCCAGGCCGAGGTCCTGCCGAGGCGGCCGGTGACCTATCCGCGGCTCCTGGACGACGGCCTCGCGCCGGCGCCCGTGGGGGAATGCGCGGGGCTCAGCGTCGGCGCCTCCCTGGTGGTGGGCGAGGACGGCCGGGTCAAGAGCTGCAGGATCCTGTCGGCCGTGAAGCCCGGGTGCGCCGAGGCGGCGCGGGCGGTGGCCATGAAGTACCGGTTCAGCCCGGCCCTGGACGACCAGGGCAGGCCCGTCGAGGCGGCCGTCGCCGTCGCCGTCGATTTCCAGGAGGCACGATGA
- a CDS encoding OmpA family protein has protein sequence MKFLSLATALALVAGPLSAQEGQKWLGMQAGYDWQANSERGAKDNPAFGLSFGQWFSSRWGGELSVLGTTLKTKTGGLSADEYHAHLSGLFNLNPGAAWVPYLRAGAGSTTVDKPFSFSDGYTTRLSYHAGVGVQGHLGENLLLGLEARGVRIETQKSYTEVLGLVTLGFRWGQAAKPAPAAAPAPAPAPAPEPPPAPKVEPPPPPPPAPVVAPAPEPVAPPPPPPPPAKIVLDEAVLHFANGRNDLPPEGVQAVRMVAESLKSFKGTYTLVVSGHTSSVGKPAFNKALSLRRADAVAKVLTEGGVPAASIRTEGAGPDRPIADNKTKAGQARNRRVEIDVKADGPNVETRKTETSVSGE, from the coding sequence ATGAAATTCCTTTCTCTTGCAACCGCCCTTGCCCTGGTCGCCGGCCCCTTGTCCGCCCAGGAGGGCCAGAAGTGGCTGGGCATGCAGGCCGGCTACGACTGGCAGGCCAACAGCGAACGCGGCGCCAAGGACAACCCGGCCTTCGGCCTCTCCTTCGGCCAGTGGTTCTCCTCCCGCTGGGGCGGGGAGCTCTCCGTGCTGGGGACGACCCTGAAGACCAAGACCGGGGGCCTGAGCGCCGACGAGTACCACGCCCACCTCTCCGGCCTGTTCAACCTCAACCCGGGCGCGGCCTGGGTCCCCTACCTGCGGGCCGGCGCCGGCTCGACCACGGTGGACAAGCCCTTCTCCTTCAGCGACGGCTACACCACCCGGCTCAGCTACCACGCCGGCGTGGGCGTCCAGGGCCACCTGGGCGAGAACCTCCTGCTGGGGCTGGAAGCCCGGGGCGTCCGCATCGAGACGCAGAAGTCCTACACCGAAGTGCTCGGCCTGGTGACCCTGGGCTTCCGCTGGGGCCAGGCCGCCAAGCCCGCGCCCGCCGCCGCCCCCGCTCCCGCCCCGGCTCCCGCACCCGAGCCCCCGCCGGCGCCCAAGGTGGAGCCGCCCCCCCCGCCGCCGCCTGCGCCCGTCGTCGCCCCGGCCCCCGAGCCCGTGGCGCCTCCCCCGCCGCCGCCCCCGCCGGCCAAGATCGTCCTGGACGAGGCCGTCCTGCACTTCGCCAACGGCAGGAACGACCTGCCCCCCGAGGGCGTCCAGGCGGTGCGCATGGTCGCCGAGAGCCTCAAGTCCTTCAAGGGCACGTACACCCTCGTGGTCAGCGGCCACACCAGCTCCGTGGGCAAGCCGGCCTTCAACAAGGCCCTGAGCCTGCGCCGGGCCGACGCGGTGGCCAAGGTCCTCACGGAGGGGGGCGTTCCCGCGGCCTCCATCCGCACCGAGGGCGCGGGCCCCGACCGGCCCATCGCCGACAACAAGACCAAGGCCGGCCAGGCCCGGAACCGCCGGGTGGAGATCGACGTGAAGGCCGACGGCCCGAACGTGGAGACCCGCAAGACCGAGACTTCCGTTTCGGGCGAATAG
- a CDS encoding response regulator transcription factor, translating into MPAPPPEPPAPAAGVRVLVCEDARPMRDFLAGGLEPFGILASGVEHGGALDAALEEQDPQIVILDVGLPGEDGFSIAQRLRRDRPRLGIIMLTARHGLEDRIRGLDGGADLYFAKPVDLRELAAAIFSLQRRLGGARAWRLEPHASRLHTPGGAAVDLTDLELRFLAPLLDRPGEVVEREDLFLALDQHPDIYAARRLETMVSRLRTKVARLCPGEPLPVKARHGRGYAFLVDY; encoded by the coding sequence ATGCCCGCACCCCCTCCCGAGCCCCCCGCACCCGCCGCCGGCGTCCGGGTCCTGGTCTGCGAGGACGCCCGGCCCATGCGGGACTTCCTCGCCGGGGGCCTGGAGCCCTTCGGGATCCTGGCCTCGGGGGTGGAGCACGGCGGCGCCCTGGACGCGGCCCTGGAGGAGCAGGATCCGCAGATCGTCATCCTGGACGTGGGCCTGCCCGGGGAGGACGGCTTCTCCATCGCCCAGCGCCTGCGCCGCGACCGGCCCCGCCTCGGCATCATCATGCTCACCGCCCGGCATGGCCTGGAGGACCGCATCCGGGGCCTGGACGGAGGCGCGGACCTCTATTTCGCCAAGCCCGTGGACCTGCGGGAGCTGGCCGCGGCCATCTTCAGCCTCCAGCGGCGCCTGGGCGGGGCCCGGGCCTGGCGCCTGGAGCCCCACGCGTCGCGCCTCCATACCCCCGGCGGCGCGGCGGTGGACCTCACGGACCTGGAGCTGCGCTTCCTGGCGCCGCTCCTGGACCGCCCCGGCGAGGTGGTGGAACGGGAGGACCTCTTCCTGGCCCTGGACCAGCACCCCGACATCTACGCCGCGAGGCGCCTGGAGACCATGGTCAGCCGCCTTCGGACCAAGGTGGCGCGCCTCTGCCCCGGGGAGCCCCTCCCCGTGAAGGCGCGCCACGGCCGGGGCTACGCCTTCCTGGTGGACTACTGA